A region from the Streptomyces lydicus genome encodes:
- a CDS encoding bifunctional cytochrome P450/NADPH--P450 reductase: MTDTIALHSDERAADDGIPVADLTTAGLTHTPVQQSMDLARLHGPVFKRKFGERETLFLSSLDLVTEAADESRFAKGVSVVLENVREFAGDGLFTAYNDEPNWAKAHEVLMPAFALGSMRTYHPAMLKVARRVMASWDRRVADGTPVQVAEDMTRMTLDTIGLAGFGFDFESFSRGDSAHPFVEAMVRCLEWSMTKFSRDPDADHSAADAAFQADADYLASVVDEVIAARTESGQTGDDDLLGLMLGAGGQEGGGPSLDPANIRNQVITFLIAGHETTSGALSFALYHLLKDPLALRMVQREADELWGDRSDPDPSFEDIGRLPFTRQVLNEALRLWPTAAAFTRQAREDTLLGGRYPVKAGELVTVLTPMLHRDPAWGDNPELFDPSRFSPEAEAARSPHAYKPFGTGERACIGRQFALHEATMLLALLAHRYRLIDHGDYRLRIKETLTLKPDGFTLTLAARTPADRAAVRAALAVLPGGGAGTGDAPAADDGLPTRAVQGTGLLLLHGSNYGTCREFAERLADETTGLGFAAEVAPLDAYAGALPADRPVVIVAASYNGRPTDDAAAFVSWLNTAQDGAAAGLPFAVLGVGDRNWAATYQHIPTLLDDRLDALGGDRLLPRAEADASGDLGGTVKEFTAALRTQLLTRYGDPASIGASAPDAEDTGYTVTEITGGPLDALAARHDLVPMTVTEARDLTAEGWPRPKRFLRVALPDGVGYRTADHLAVLPANAPAAVERAAHAFGADLDTVLALHSGRRPSRDTLPVDRPLTVRELLTHHLELGMRPTPEQVAVLAALNPCPPERQALENLAEGDSRTLIDLIEAHPALRGALPWPTVLELLPALRIRHYSLSSSPATDPRHADLMVSLLPGGTGPTHLHSLRPGDTVLARVQPCREAFRLDADEDTPIILIAAGTGLAPFRGAVADRLAAGRRSPARLYFGCDDPEADFLHAAEFAAAEAAGVISMRPVFSERPENGHRFVQHRIAAEAAEVWELLQAGARVYVCGDGSRMAPGVRAAFRELHGASTGASPQESEAWLRELTASGRYIEDVYAAG; the protein is encoded by the coding sequence ATGACCGACACCATCGCGCTCCACAGCGACGAACGCGCCGCCGATGACGGTATTCCGGTGGCCGACCTCACCACGGCCGGGCTCACCCACACGCCCGTCCAGCAGTCCATGGACCTCGCCCGGCTCCACGGCCCGGTCTTCAAGCGCAAGTTCGGCGAACGCGAGACGCTGTTCCTCTCCTCGCTGGACCTGGTCACCGAGGCCGCCGACGAGTCACGCTTCGCCAAGGGCGTGTCGGTCGTGCTGGAGAACGTCAGAGAGTTCGCCGGTGACGGTCTGTTCACCGCCTACAACGACGAGCCCAACTGGGCCAAGGCGCACGAGGTCCTGATGCCGGCCTTCGCGCTCGGCTCGATGCGTACCTACCACCCGGCGATGCTCAAGGTCGCCCGCCGGGTGATGGCCTCCTGGGACCGGCGGGTGGCCGACGGCACGCCCGTCCAGGTCGCCGAGGACATGACCCGGATGACGCTGGACACCATCGGGCTCGCCGGTTTCGGCTTCGACTTCGAGTCGTTCTCCCGCGGCGACAGCGCGCATCCGTTCGTCGAGGCGATGGTGCGCTGCCTCGAATGGAGCATGACGAAGTTCTCCCGGGACCCGGATGCGGACCACTCCGCCGCGGACGCGGCGTTCCAGGCCGATGCCGACTACCTCGCGTCGGTCGTCGACGAGGTCATCGCGGCCAGGACGGAGAGCGGCCAGACCGGCGACGACGATCTGCTCGGTCTGATGCTCGGCGCCGGGGGCCAGGAGGGCGGCGGGCCGTCCCTGGACCCCGCCAACATCCGCAACCAGGTCATCACCTTCCTGATCGCCGGGCACGAGACCACCTCGGGTGCGCTCTCCTTCGCCCTCTACCACCTGCTCAAGGACCCGCTGGCGCTGCGCATGGTCCAGCGCGAGGCCGACGAGCTGTGGGGCGACCGGAGCGACCCCGACCCCTCGTTCGAGGACATCGGCCGGCTGCCGTTCACCCGCCAGGTCCTCAACGAGGCGCTGCGGCTGTGGCCCACCGCCGCCGCCTTCACCCGCCAGGCCCGCGAGGACACCCTGCTCGGCGGCCGCTACCCGGTGAAGGCGGGGGAGCTGGTCACCGTACTGACCCCGATGCTGCACCGCGATCCGGCCTGGGGCGACAACCCCGAGCTGTTCGATCCGTCCCGCTTCAGCCCGGAGGCCGAGGCGGCCCGCTCGCCGCACGCCTACAAGCCGTTCGGGACCGGTGAACGCGCCTGTATCGGGCGGCAGTTCGCGCTCCACGAGGCGACCATGCTGCTGGCCCTCCTCGCCCACCGCTACCGCCTGATCGACCACGGCGACTACCGGCTGCGCATCAAGGAGACGCTGACCCTCAAGCCCGACGGGTTCACCCTCACCCTGGCCGCCCGTACGCCCGCCGACCGGGCCGCGGTCCGCGCCGCGCTGGCCGTGCTCCCCGGCGGCGGCGCCGGCACCGGGGACGCCCCCGCGGCCGACGACGGGCTGCCCACCCGCGCCGTCCAGGGCACCGGCCTGCTGCTGTTGCACGGCAGCAACTACGGCACCTGCCGGGAGTTCGCCGAACGGCTCGCGGACGAAACCACCGGGCTCGGCTTCGCCGCCGAGGTGGCGCCGCTGGACGCGTACGCCGGTGCGCTGCCCGCCGACCGGCCCGTCGTCATCGTCGCCGCCTCCTACAACGGCCGGCCCACCGACGATGCCGCCGCGTTCGTGAGCTGGCTGAACACCGCGCAGGACGGCGCCGCCGCCGGGCTCCCGTTCGCCGTCCTCGGCGTCGGCGACCGCAACTGGGCCGCCACCTACCAGCACATACCGACCCTCCTCGACGACCGGCTCGACGCGCTCGGCGGCGACCGGCTGCTGCCGCGGGCCGAGGCCGACGCCTCCGGCGACCTGGGCGGCACCGTCAAGGAGTTCACCGCGGCGCTGCGCACTCAGCTGCTGACGCGCTACGGCGACCCGGCGAGCATCGGCGCGAGCGCACCGGACGCCGAGGACACCGGCTACACCGTCACCGAGATCACCGGCGGCCCGCTGGACGCGCTCGCCGCCCGCCACGACCTCGTCCCGATGACCGTCACCGAGGCCCGTGACCTCACCGCCGAGGGCTGGCCGCGGCCCAAGCGCTTCCTGCGCGTCGCCCTGCCGGACGGCGTCGGCTACCGCACCGCCGACCACCTCGCCGTGCTGCCGGCCAACGCTCCGGCCGCCGTTGAGCGGGCCGCCCACGCCTTCGGCGCCGACCTCGACACCGTCCTCGCCCTGCACTCAGGCCGCCGCCCGAGCCGCGACACCCTGCCCGTCGACCGGCCCCTGACGGTGCGTGAACTGCTGACCCACCACCTTGAGCTGGGCATGCGGCCCACACCGGAGCAGGTGGCGGTGCTCGCCGCGCTCAACCCCTGCCCGCCCGAGCGCCAGGCTCTGGAGAACCTCGCCGAGGGCGATTCGCGCACTCTGATCGACCTGATCGAGGCCCACCCGGCGCTACGCGGCGCGCTGCCCTGGCCGACGGTCCTGGAGCTGCTGCCGGCCCTGCGCATCCGGCACTACTCCCTGTCGTCCTCGCCCGCCACCGACCCCCGGCACGCCGATCTGATGGTCTCGCTGCTGCCCGGCGGCACCGGCCCGACCCATCTGCACTCCCTGCGGCCCGGCGACACCGTCCTGGCCCGCGTGCAGCCCTGCCGTGAGGCCTTCCGCCTCGATGCGGACGAGGACACCCCGATCATCCTCATCGCGGCGGGTACCGGTCTCGCGCCGTTCCGCGGTGCCGTCGCCGACCGCCTCGCCGCGGGCCGTCGCTCGCCCGCCCGGCTCTACTTCGGCTGCGACGACCCGGAGGCGGACTTCCTGCACGCCGCGGAGTTCGCCGCCGCCGAGGCCGCCGGTGTCATCTCGATGCGCCCCGTCTTCAGCGAACGCCCCGAGAACGGCCACCGCTTCGTCCAGCACCGGATCGCCGCCGAGGCAGCCGAGGTGTGGG
- a CDS encoding PAS domain-containing protein: MDNGTADGTPDAGAGAGGGDKAPCERRPVDPAGPYADGPWRNYFLILLDRIPTPIAVCRAHGEVLIANPAMAEQWGTAPGALRGRNLLDLFRPRAMAQIDRLTEALRLGRRSRYPVEVCWRAGTDGAEREGELTIDPVGDPSVNPPALLALLRVRESTPQPAPRGAASPVEARILALAAGGATTASIGTALGLTVDGVNYHLTRLARRWRVQGRTALVARAYVLGVLSPDSWPPAPA, translated from the coding sequence ATGGACAACGGGACTGCCGACGGAACGCCGGACGCGGGCGCGGGCGCGGGCGGAGGGGACAAGGCGCCCTGCGAGCGCCGCCCCGTCGACCCGGCCGGGCCGTACGCGGACGGCCCGTGGCGCAACTACTTCCTGATCCTGCTGGACCGCATCCCCACGCCGATCGCGGTGTGCCGGGCCCACGGTGAGGTGCTGATCGCTAATCCGGCGATGGCCGAGCAGTGGGGCACGGCCCCGGGAGCGCTGCGCGGCCGCAACCTGCTGGACCTGTTCAGGCCCCGCGCGATGGCCCAGATCGACCGGCTCACCGAGGCCCTGCGCCTGGGACGCCGTTCCCGCTATCCGGTCGAGGTGTGCTGGCGCGCCGGGACGGACGGGGCCGAGCGGGAAGGGGAACTGACCATCGACCCGGTAGGCGACCCCTCGGTGAACCCGCCCGCCCTGCTGGCGCTGCTGCGGGTGCGCGAGAGCACTCCGCAGCCGGCCCCGCGCGGTGCGGCGAGCCCGGTGGAGGCCCGGATCCTGGCGCTGGCCGCGGGCGGCGCGACCACGGCGTCGATCGGTACGGCACTGGGGCTGACGGTCGACGGGGTGAACTACCACCTCACCCGACTGGCCCGCCGCTGGCGGGTGCAGGGCCGCACCGCACTGGTCGCCAGGGCGTATGTGCTGGGCGTGCTCTCCCCGGACAGCTGGCCCCCGGCCCCCGCCTGA
- a CDS encoding universal stress protein, with the protein MEENTPAPFERGTDGPKVIVVGVDGSDPSWRAASYAAGLARRQSSKLVLVYVQPVLPAGAAMGAPVTDATDQVAEELMAEIRKATERMAGMYSLRWEFHTLRGDPYNGMVQMADELKADAVVVGASEQAGHRIMGSVAVRLVKAGRWPVTVVP; encoded by the coding sequence GTGGAGGAGAACACACCCGCGCCGTTCGAGCGCGGAACGGACGGCCCGAAGGTCATCGTCGTCGGCGTCGACGGCTCCGACCCGTCGTGGCGTGCCGCCTCGTACGCGGCGGGCCTGGCCAGGCGCCAGTCCTCGAAGCTGGTGCTGGTCTACGTCCAGCCGGTGCTGCCGGCCGGCGCCGCGATGGGCGCCCCGGTCACGGATGCGACCGACCAGGTCGCCGAGGAGCTGATGGCCGAGATCCGCAAGGCGACCGAGCGGATGGCGGGCATGTACAGCCTGCGCTGGGAGTTCCACACCCTGCGCGGCGACCCGTACAACGGCATGGTGCAGATGGCCGACGAGCTCAAGGCCGACGCCGTGGTGGTCGGCGCCTCGGAGCAGGCCGGGCACCGCATCATGGGCTCGGTCGCGGTGCGGCTGGTCAAGGCCGGGCGCTGGCCGGTCACCGTCGTCCCCTGA
- a CDS encoding dodecin, protein MTDRTYRVTEIVGTSQQSVDAAIENGVKRASQTLRNLDWFEISQVRGHIVDGEIDHYQVGLKVGFRLEDAD, encoded by the coding sequence GTGACCGACCGCACGTATCGCGTGACCGAGATCGTCGGTACGTCCCAGCAGAGCGTGGACGCCGCGATCGAGAATGGCGTCAAGCGCGCCTCGCAGACCCTGCGCAACCTGGACTGGTTCGAGATCAGCCAGGTCCGCGGGCATATCGTCGACGGCGAGATCGACCATTACCAGGTCGGCCTGAAGGTCGGATTCCGGCTCGAGGACGCCGATTGA
- a CDS encoding amino acid permease — MGLRAGQGILRRKPIEHIEEAEGTSSEQLTRALGLWQLTAIGVGGIIGAGIFTLAGTVANGKAGPAVLISFLIAGIASAAAAFSYAEFAGLIPKAGSAYTYGYAVLGEVAGWFIGWDLLLEYTAIVAVVAIGISGYFGFLLGEMGLDLPAWMLGAPGTGPGHQVDLFAAVLCLLIAYLLTLGIKNAARFETIVVALKVLVVIVVIVVGFFHIKTSNYTPFFPFGVSGAFTGAATVFFAVFGYDAMSTAAEESKDAQRHMPKAIIYSLAISMVLYVLACLVLTGMQNYKDIDPESGFASAFKSVGLSSLADVIAVGAIIGILTVMFTFMLGVTRVWFSMSRDGLLPKWFAKTSPKHHVPTRVTWIVGVVSAVIAGFLPIGEAAELTNIGILLAFVVVCIAVIVLRYKRPELPRTFRTPGMPVVPAIGVCFSLWLITFLEWQTWVRFVVWFLVGMVIYFTYSYRRSNLARAERASVGEKRP; from the coding sequence ATGGGGCTGCGCGCGGGACAGGGCATTTTGCGCCGTAAACCGATCGAACACATTGAAGAGGCGGAAGGCACCTCGAGCGAGCAGCTCACCCGGGCGCTCGGTCTGTGGCAGCTGACGGCCATCGGCGTCGGCGGCATCATCGGCGCGGGAATCTTCACGCTGGCCGGCACCGTCGCGAACGGGAAGGCGGGCCCCGCGGTCCTGATCTCCTTCCTCATCGCGGGCATCGCGAGCGCCGCGGCCGCGTTCTCCTACGCGGAATTCGCCGGGCTGATCCCGAAGGCGGGCTCGGCCTACACCTACGGTTACGCGGTCCTCGGCGAGGTGGCGGGCTGGTTCATCGGCTGGGACCTGCTGCTGGAGTACACCGCGATCGTGGCGGTGGTCGCGATCGGCATCTCCGGGTACTTCGGCTTTCTGCTCGGCGAAATGGGCCTCGATCTGCCCGCCTGGATGCTGGGCGCGCCGGGAACGGGGCCGGGACACCAGGTGGACCTCTTCGCCGCGGTGCTCTGCCTGCTGATCGCCTATCTGCTGACCCTGGGCATCAAGAACGCCGCACGCTTCGAGACGATCGTGGTGGCGCTGAAGGTCCTGGTGGTCATCGTCGTGATCGTGGTCGGCTTCTTCCACATCAAGACCTCGAACTACACGCCGTTCTTCCCGTTCGGCGTGAGCGGCGCCTTCACCGGCGCGGCCACCGTCTTCTTCGCGGTCTTCGGCTATGACGCGATGAGCACCGCGGCCGAGGAGTCCAAGGACGCCCAGCGCCACATGCCCAAGGCGATCATTTATTCGCTGGCCATCTCGATGGTGCTGTACGTCCTGGCCTGCCTGGTGCTGACGGGTATGCAGAACTACAAGGACATCGACCCGGAGAGCGGCTTCGCGTCGGCCTTCAAGTCGGTGGGCCTGAGCAGCCTGGCGGACGTCATCGCGGTCGGCGCGATCATCGGCATCCTGACGGTCATGTTCACCTTCATGCTCGGGGTGACCCGGGTGTGGTTCTCGATGAGCCGGGACGGCCTGCTGCCGAAGTGGTTCGCCAAGACCAGCCCCAAGCACCATGTGCCGACCCGGGTGACCTGGATCGTCGGCGTCGTCTCCGCGGTCATCGCGGGCTTCCTGCCGATCGGCGAGGCCGCCGAGCTGACCAACATCGGCATCCTGCTCGCGTTCGTGGTGGTCTGTATCGCGGTGATCGTGCTCCGCTACAAGCGTCCCGAACTGCCACGGACCTTCCGTACGCCGGGGATGCCGGTGGTGCCGGCCATCGGGGTGTGCTTCTCGCTCTGGCTCATCACGTTCCTGGAATGGCAGACCTGGGTGCGGTTCGTGGTCTGGTTCCTGGTCGGCATGGTCATCTACTTCACCTACTCCTACCGCCGCTCGAACCTGGCACGGGCGGAGCGGGCGAGCGTCGGCGAGAAGCGGCCGTGA
- a CDS encoding alpha/beta hydrolase: MQPTFVLVHGAFANSFSFAPLQAELGLLGHRSVAVDLPGHGFGATYPRAYQAPQDLEGLAAEPGSIKGVTLADNAAYLIGILERAKRNGPVILVSHSRGGMTATAAANARPDLIDRIVYVSAWCPVRLDVGDYYAEPEMATVDVASLAPAMVGNPAELGLLRTNFRTADADVLAALKAAFLADGTDEEFLTLLNTFQPDENLDAGTSADRAQAATWGRIPKTFVRLARDVSMPPALQDRLIREGNELTPDNPYDVRTLDSSHLKWLIDAAPAARVLGELVALLDVSDAS; the protein is encoded by the coding sequence ATGCAACCGACGTTCGTGCTGGTTCACGGAGCGTTCGCGAACTCCTTCTCCTTTGCGCCGCTGCAGGCCGAACTCGGCCTCCTCGGGCACCGTTCGGTCGCCGTCGACCTGCCCGGCCACGGATTCGGGGCGACCTACCCGCGCGCCTATCAGGCACCGCAGGACCTCGAAGGGCTCGCTGCCGAGCCCGGCTCGATCAAGGGGGTGACGCTCGCCGACAACGCCGCGTACCTGATCGGGATCCTGGAACGGGCCAAGCGGAACGGGCCCGTGATCCTTGTCTCGCACAGCCGCGGCGGTATGACGGCCACGGCCGCGGCCAACGCACGGCCGGACCTGATCGACCGCATCGTCTACGTCTCGGCCTGGTGCCCGGTCCGGCTCGACGTCGGCGACTACTACGCCGAGCCGGAGATGGCCACGGTCGACGTCGCCTCCCTGGCCCCGGCGATGGTCGGGAATCCGGCCGAACTCGGCCTGCTCCGCACCAACTTCCGTACAGCGGATGCGGATGTCCTCGCGGCGCTCAAGGCGGCCTTCCTCGCCGACGGCACCGACGAGGAGTTCCTGACCCTCCTGAACACCTTCCAGCCCGACGAGAACCTGGACGCCGGTACCTCCGCCGACCGGGCGCAGGCCGCGACCTGGGGCCGGATACCCAAGACCTTTGTTCGTCTGGCCCGCGATGTGAGTATGCCGCCCGCCCTGCAGGACCGGCTGATCCGCGAGGGCAACGAGCTGACGCCGGACAACCCGTACGACGTCCGCACGCTCGACAGCAGCCATCTGAAGTGGCTGATCGATGCGGCGCCTGCGGCCAGGGTGCTGGGTGAACTCGTCGCACTCCTGGATGTGTCTGACGCGTCGTGA
- a CDS encoding DUF4239 domain-containing protein: MTRWIVINLPSWLLLAGLVVVVAGGTAVFQAVVRHRFPRLKQGGHNDAATFVFPVVAVVYGFLIGFIVLALWGQVNVADQTTRTEGAVAVHLARGRNAFGETESARIRQGLLGYGRAATTEWPLASTGHATPEAENALNRLQSTYEHIKPRGDAQRAFLASSLASLRELGLARTERLLEARSNVGPPLSLWMVVFLTSGLVLGFSVIFDAGQAKMHYGMIAAVSVLVATNLFLVTELSYPFLGEFSTSPEPLHELVEVLAPTR, encoded by the coding sequence GTGACCCGTTGGATCGTGATAAACCTCCCGTCCTGGTTGCTGCTGGCAGGGCTCGTCGTCGTGGTCGCCGGCGGGACGGCAGTCTTCCAGGCGGTCGTCCGGCACCGTTTCCCCCGCCTCAAACAGGGCGGGCACAACGACGCCGCAACCTTCGTGTTCCCCGTTGTCGCTGTGGTCTACGGGTTCCTCATCGGCTTCATCGTCCTCGCGCTGTGGGGCCAGGTGAACGTGGCAGACCAGACCACACGGACCGAGGGCGCCGTGGCGGTGCACCTGGCCAGGGGCCGCAATGCATTCGGCGAGACCGAGAGCGCACGGATCCGGCAGGGCCTCCTGGGGTACGGACGCGCGGCGACGACCGAGTGGCCCCTCGCCTCAACCGGCCACGCCACACCCGAGGCCGAGAACGCGCTGAACCGCCTGCAGAGCACGTACGAACACATCAAGCCCCGCGGCGACGCCCAACGGGCTTTCCTCGCCAGCTCACTCGCGTCCCTGCGGGAATTGGGTCTCGCACGGACGGAACGCCTGCTCGAGGCACGCTCCAACGTCGGCCCGCCCCTGTCCTTGTGGATGGTGGTCTTCCTGACCAGTGGACTGGTCCTCGGGTTCTCCGTCATCTTCGACGCCGGACAGGCCAAGATGCACTACGGGATGATCGCGGCGGTAAGTGTCCTCGTCGCCACCAACCTGTTCCTCGTCACAGAACTCTCCTACCCCTTCCTCGGCGAGTTCTCGACGTCACCGGAGCCCCTCCACGAGCTGGTCGAGGTGCTGGCGCCGACTCGGTAG
- a CDS encoding LysE family transporter, whose product MTEILTDAFLPGLWAGYALAVPVGALAVLLVSVTARTSFRVGASAALGVATADGLYALAAVAGGAALSRAVAPVAVPLRMLAAVLLLGMASRTAVRALRNRRTHNGPERNALQRPTRAYLGFLGLTLVNPWAVLYFSALVLAGGAGTPGSGAAGPAAFVAAVTLASMSWQLFLAAGGTVLGRALTGPRGRLVTSLLSSVVIAALATGLLLRG is encoded by the coding sequence ATGACCGAGATCCTGACCGATGCCTTTCTGCCGGGCCTGTGGGCCGGCTACGCCCTGGCCGTTCCCGTCGGTGCGCTGGCCGTGCTGCTGGTGAGCGTGACCGCCCGGACCTCCTTCCGGGTCGGCGCCTCGGCGGCGCTGGGGGTGGCGACCGCCGACGGTCTCTACGCGCTGGCCGCGGTGGCCGGCGGCGCCGCCCTCTCCCGTGCCGTCGCACCCGTCGCGGTCCCCCTGCGCATGCTCGCCGCCGTCCTCCTGCTCGGCATGGCGTCACGGACCGCCGTCCGGGCGCTGCGCAACCGCCGCACACACAACGGCCCGGAACGGAACGCCTTGCAACGCCCCACCCGGGCCTATCTCGGCTTCCTGGGCCTGACGTTGGTCAACCCCTGGGCGGTCCTCTACTTCTCGGCGCTGGTCCTCGCCGGCGGTGCGGGCACCCCCGGCTCCGGTGCGGCCGGCCCCGCCGCCTTCGTGGCGGCCGTGACCCTGGCCTCCATGAGCTGGCAACTCTTCCTGGCCGCCGGCGGCACCGTACTGGGCAGGGCACTCACCGGCCCACGGGGACGGCTGGTCACCTCCCTGCTCTCTTCCGTGGTGATCGCAGCGCTGGCGACCGGACTCCTGCTGCGCGGCTGA
- a CDS encoding LysR family transcriptional regulator, which produces MIDPRLQTLRVLHTQGTVTATAAALHLTPSTVSQQLRQLSARLGLELLEPAGRKVRLTPAALALVEHADALFLRWEEARADLAGYADGVAGRLRITGVATAITGVIAPAVARLRAELPRLAVEIGEDPDVNRFELLLAGRADIAVVIVAEGAPAPGDARFVQQPVLEEPQDLLVPAGHRFAGRAARGVALAEAGEESWIRAGDPADQHRLLLTACASAGFTPRVRHHAVDWSAVAALVAHGFGICLVPRLAPVPEHCPVVRVPLRGDPLPVRRFVAAVRRGSERQPPVARGLAALRAAAGEREAKGV; this is translated from the coding sequence ATGATCGATCCCAGGCTCCAGACCCTGCGCGTCCTGCACACCCAGGGCACCGTCACCGCGACCGCCGCGGCACTGCATCTGACGCCGTCGACGGTCTCCCAGCAACTGCGTCAGCTCTCGGCCCGGCTCGGGCTGGAACTCCTGGAGCCCGCGGGCCGCAAGGTGCGCCTGACGCCGGCCGCGTTGGCGCTGGTGGAGCACGCCGACGCGCTGTTCCTGCGCTGGGAGGAGGCTCGAGCGGATCTCGCGGGGTACGCGGACGGGGTGGCGGGGCGGCTGCGGATCACGGGGGTCGCGACGGCGATCACGGGGGTGATCGCACCGGCGGTGGCCCGGCTGCGCGCCGAGCTGCCGCGGCTGGCGGTGGAGATCGGGGAGGATCCGGACGTCAACCGGTTCGAACTGCTGCTGGCCGGGCGGGCGGACATCGCCGTGGTGATCGTGGCGGAGGGCGCCCCGGCACCGGGCGATGCGCGCTTCGTCCAGCAGCCGGTGCTGGAGGAGCCGCAGGATCTGCTGGTGCCGGCCGGGCACCGCTTCGCCGGGCGGGCGGCACGGGGCGTGGCGCTGGCCGAGGCGGGCGAGGAGAGCTGGATCCGCGCCGGCGATCCGGCCGATCAGCACCGGTTGCTGCTGACCGCCTGCGCCTCGGCGGGCTTCACCCCGCGGGTGCGCCATCACGCGGTCGACTGGTCCGCGGTCGCGGCGCTGGTCGCGCACGGCTTCGGGATCTGTCTGGTGCCGCGGCTGGCGCCGGTGCCGGAGCACTGCCCGGTCGTCAGGGTGCCGCTGCGCGGGGATCCCCTTCCCGTACGGCGGTTCGTGGCTGCCGTACGGCGCGGGAGCGAGCGGCAGCCCCCGGTCGCCCGCGGGCTGGCGGCGCTGCGCGCGGCCGCGGGCGAACGGGAGGCGAAGGGGGTGTGA
- a CDS encoding EF-hand domain-containing protein — translation MADIEKARAAFARFDADGDGQVTPEEFKHAMAEMGDPFVTGPVAEAVIRAKDTDSDGRMSFDEFWQALQD, via the coding sequence ATGGCAGACATCGAGAAGGCCAGGGCGGCGTTCGCCCGGTTCGACGCGGACGGCGACGGCCAGGTCACGCCGGAGGAGTTCAAGCACGCGATGGCCGAGATGGGCGACCCGTTCGTCACCGGCCCGGTCGCCGAGGCGGTCATCAGGGCCAAGGACACCGACAGCGACGGCCGGATGTCCTTCGACGAGTTCTGGCAGGCCCTGCAGGACTGA